A single Oncorhynchus mykiss isolate Arlee chromosome 24, USDA_OmykA_1.1, whole genome shotgun sequence DNA region contains:
- the LOC110503701 gene encoding gap junction delta-2 protein produces MGEWTILERLLEAAVQQHSTMIGRILLTVVVIFRILIVAIVGETVYEDEQTMFICNTLQPGCNQACYDKAFPISHIRYWVFQIILVCTPSLCFITYSVHQSAKQRDRRYSFLYPLLERSDYGQSGTRKLRNINGILVHHGDGGGKDEHDCMEVKEIPNVPRGLTHGKKSKQRQQEGISRFYIIQVVFRNALEIGFLVGQYFLYGFSVPGIFECDRYPCVKEVECYVSRPTEKTVFLVFMFAVSGICVLLNLAELNHLGWKKIKAAIRGVQARRKSICEIRKKDMTHMSQPPNMGRTQSSESAYV; encoded by the coding sequence GATTCTTCTGACCGTGGTGGTGATCTTTCGGATCCTGATCGTGGCCATCGTTGGCGAGACGGTGTACGAGGACGAGCAGACCATGTTCATCTGCAACACCCTGCAGCCGGGTTGCAACCAGGCCTGCTACGACAAGGCCTTCCCCATCTCCCACATCCGCTACTGGGTCTTCCAGATCATTCTGGTGTGTACGCCCAGCCTGTGCTTCATCACCTACTCTGTGCACCAGTCGGCCAAGCAGCGTGACAGACGCTACTCCTTCCTCTACCCGCTGCTGGAGCGTTCGGATTACGGGCAAAGTGGCACCAGGAAGCTTCGTAACATCAACGGCATCCTGGTGCACCACGGCGACGGTGGCGGGAAGGACGAGCATGACTGCATGGAGGTCAAGGAGATCCCCAATGTGCCGCGGGGGCTCACACATGGCAAGAAGTCCAAGCAGCGCCAGCAGGAGGGCATCTCACGCTTCTACATTATCCAGGTGGTGTTCCGTAATGCACTGGAGATCGGCTTTCTGGTGGGACAGTACTTCCTATACGGCTTCAGCGTGCCGGGCATCTTCGAGTGCGACCGCTACCCCTGCGTGAAGGAAGTGGAGTGCTACGTGTCGCGGCCCACCGAGAAGACGGTCTTCCTGGTCTTCATGTTCGCGGTGAGCGGCATCTGCGTGCTGCTCAACCTGGCAGAGCTCAACCACCTGGGCTGGAAGAAGATCAAGGCAGCCATCCGGGGCGTGCAGGCCCGCCGCAAGTCCATCTGCGAGATCCGCAAGAAGGACATGACCCACATGTCGCAGCCCCCCAACATGGGCAGGACCCAGTCCAGCGAATCCGCCTACGTCTGA